CGGCCGATGGCGACCCCGGGGCCGATCACGGTGTTGGGGCCGACCACCGAGCCCGCGCCGATGGCTGCGCCCTGGCCCACCACGACCCCCGGGCCGAGGGCGGCGCCAGGTTCGATGCGGGCCTCCGGGGAGATGGCTGCCGCGCCGAGATGCCGGCGCACAGGGTGCAGGACCGCGGCCACGAGGGCGTAGGCGCCCTGCGGATTGCGATGGACGAGGGCCAGACAACCTGGCGGCAGGTCTCCGGCCAGGGACTCCGGCGTGAAGCAGGCCGTCGGGGGCGCATCGTGAAGCGCCTCCAGGAAGGCTCGGGAGGTGACGAAGGCCACGGCGCCAGGACCGCCTCGGGACGCGATGGCGACCCGGTCGATCCCGACATCCGCGGCGCCCGCCGGAACGGGAATCCCGGCCAACTGGCAGACCGCCTCCAGACGGAGGGGGCCGGCCGACTCGAAGAAGCGCGGATCAGGCATGAGGTTCATCCTTCCTGACCCGCGCCGGGGACGCCAGCCCTCAGGGCTTCTTTGCGGGCTGGGCCGCGGCCGGAGCGGCGGCGGCCTGGTCGAGGCGCTCACGGTCGAAGGCGAACTGGGTGATCTTGGCGTTCAGGCCGGTGATCACAGATGGGGTGATGTCCATGGCCGGATTGGCCAGGATCACGGAGTCACGCTGCAGCAGCAAGCTGCACCTGGCCTGCTGGTAGGAGGCGCGGATCACCGGCTCCAGCTCCTGGCCGACGCGGGCCAGGGCCTTCTGCTGGGTGGCCTGCAGCTCGCGCTCACGCAGCTGGGCCTTGCGCTGCCAGGCGTTGGCGCGGACCTGGAGGCTGGCGCTCTTCTGCTCGAAGGCGCCGGGGTCCATCGTGGCCTTCTGGGCGTCGAGGGTCTTGGCCTCGTTCTGGATGGCGGTCTGCTCGGAGGTGAGCTCGGTCTGGACCTGCTGGGAGATCTGCTGGAGGCGCGTCTGGACGTACTTGCCGACGGTGGAGGAGCCGATGGCGCCGTCGAGGGACAGGATGCAGACGCCGGCCAGGGCCGGACCATGGTTGACCGGCGGCGGGGCCGGCGGGGTCTGCGCCTGCGCCGGCGCAGATGCCAGGAGGACGGCCGCGGTGGCGGCGAGGAGAGCGGTCTTTTTCATGTGCAGGTTCTCAGAACTTGGTGGTTTGCGAGAAACGGAAGGTCTCGACCCGGTCGTAGTCCTCGCGCTGGAGGATATGGCTGAAGTCGAAGCGGATAGGTCCCATGGGTGAGCGCCAGAACACCGACAGACCGGCCGAGGCGCGGAGCGACAGGTCGTCGTAGATGCCCGGGATCGGTTGGCCGTCGGACCCGATCTTCATCGAGTCGTCGAGCAGGCCGAGTGTACCCACATCGGTGAAGAGTGAGGCGCGGATCCCGTACTGCTGGGGAATGAAGGTCGGGATGGTGAGTTCGGCCGAACCGATGGCGAAGGCCTCGCCGCCCAGGGCGTCCGAGCGGCCGAAGCTGGTGTCCCGGGGGCCGATACCCGCCACCCGGAAGCCGCGGAAGCTGTTGCCGCCCTTGTAGAAGCGGTCGTTGATCCGGATGACGTCGTCGCCCCAGCCGGCGATGTAGCCGGCGCTGCCGGACAGGCTGAGGACAAAGTCCTTATTGAAGCCGTAGTACCAGCCGCCCTCAAGCTCGCTGCGCAGGTACTTCACGTCGCCCCCCAGGCCCGCAAAGTCCTGGGCCATGCTGACGAAATAGCCCCGGGTCGGACGGACCGGGTCGTTCCGGTGATCCAACGTGACCTGGTACCCCAGGAGCGATGTCGTGTAGCGGCCCCGCTGGTCACAGAGGGTCTGCGAGACCTGCTGTTGGGTGGGATCGCAGTAATAATCCGGAACCTGGACGTCATCCTCGCGCAGGACATAGCGCATGGTCATGAAGGCGTTGCCGGTCAGCGGGAAGCCGATACGGACGTTCGTGCCCAGGGAGCTGGTCTTGTAGGACGAGTAGTCCGACAGGTCGTAGACGAAGTAGTACAGGTCCACGCCTGCGCGGAGGTTCCGGTCAAGGAAGCGGGGCTCGGTGAACGAGAAATCCAGCTGCTTGCGGTAGGAGCCCCAAGACACCCGGGCCCGGGCGTCCTGGCCCCGGCCCCGGAAGTTCCTCTGGGTAATGCCCAGATCGATCATCAGCTTGTCCACCGACGAGTAGCCGGCGCTGAAGGTGAGCTCGCCCGTGGGCTGCTCCTCGACCTTGACCAGCAGGTCCGTCCGGTCGGGGCTGGCGGTGGGTGTCTCCTCGATGGTGACGTCCTTGAAGAAACCCAGGGCCCTTAGGTTGCCCTTGGACCGGTCGACCAGGGCCCGGTTGTAGGCATCGCCCTCCACGAGGTTCAGCTCGCGGCGGATGACGGGATCCAGGGTCTGTGTGTTTCCGACGATGTCGATCCGGTTGACGTAGACCCGCGGCCCCTCGTTGACCTGGAAGACCACGTCGACGGTCCGGGTTTTCGGGTCGGCCACATAGCGCGGCCGCACATCGACGGCGGCGAAACCGGCCGCGCCGGCGGCGAAGGTCAGGGCGTCGGTTGCCGACTCGATGCTCTCGTCCTCGTAGAGGTCGCCGCTGCGGATCGGCACAAGCTGGGTCAGGACGGCGGTGTCGAGCTTCTTCAGCTCGGTCTCCACCGAGATCTTCCCGAACTTGTACTCGGGGCCCTCCTCCAGGGTGTAGGTCACGGCGAAGCCGTTGCGGGCGGGCGACAGCTCGGCGATCGCGGAGATGACCCGGAAATCGTAGAAGCCGCGGTTCCTGTAATGCTTGCGCAGCTGTTCCTTGTCGTACTCCAGCCGGTCGGGGTCGTAGTTGGCGTTGCTGGAGAAGAACCGGTACCAGGCGGACTCCTCGGTCACGACCACGTCCCGCAGGTCGTTGTCCGAGAACTCGACATTGCCGAGGAAGTTGATCCCGAGGACGCCGCTCTTCTGGCCCTCGTCGATCTCGAAGATAAGGTCTACGCGCTTCTGGGGAAGCTCGACGATCTTGGGCGTCACCGTCGCGGCGATCCGGCCCGAGCGGCGATAGAGCTCGATGATTCGCTGGATGTCCGACTGGACCTTGGCGCGGGTGAAGATGCCGCGCGGCCGGACCGTGATCTCATCGCGCAGCTTATCTTCCTTGAGGCCTGAATTCCCCTCGAAGACCACCCGGTTGATGATCGGGTTCTCGACCACCTGGATGGTCAGGTCGCCGCCGGAAAGGCCGACCTTCACGTCAGAGAAGAGATCTGTCCGGAAAAGGGCCTTCAACGCCAGGTCGATACGCGCCGGGTCCACCGTGTCGCCCACGCCGATCGGCAGGTAGGACAAGATGGTCGACTGCTCGATACGCTCATTCCCGGACACGATGATCCGCTGCACCGTTCCCTGTTGGGGTCCCGCGGCCTGGGCCTGGGCCGGTCGGGGAGCCAGCACTGCGCCCCCGGCCAGGAGGATCGCCAGTCCGGAAACGAGGGCGGCGCTGCGGGCGCGTCGAATTTGCATGGTCTGGGCCATCACCGGAGAAAAGCGCGGGATCAGGAGAACAATCCGCCAAAGAACTGGAACACCTGCAGCCGCTGCAGGTCGTTCCAGGTGGCGAACAACATCAAAGCCAGCACCAGCGCAAGGCCCACCCGGTATCCGAAGGCCTGGACGCTGGCCGACAGCGGCCGGCGGGCGACCGCCTCGTAGGCGTAGAACACCAGATGCCCCCCGTCGAGGATGGGGATGGGCAGCAGGTTCATGAAGCCGACGCCCACGGAGAGGACGGCGGCGAGGGCGACCAGGTTGGCGCCGGCGTAGAGCACCTTTCGTCCCAGGTCCGGCGCCGCCTCGGCCCCGGCCTTGGCGATCTGGCCCGACATCTGGGCGATTCCCAGGGGACCATTGAGCTGCTCGGCGGACATCTGGCCGGTGATCATGCGCCCCATGGCGTAGACGCTGGTCGTCAGGACCCGCCAGGTCCGGTCGACGCCCTTGGCGACAGCCTCCAGGGGGCCATAGGCCTGGCGTACGACCTCGCCGGTCGGGCCCAGGCCCAGGCGGCCGACGCGGGGGGCGCCGGGCTCGCTTTCGATGCGCCGCCACTCCGGCGTCGCCGTCAGCCGCACGGTGTCGCCGTTCCGCTCGAGCACGAAGTCCGTGGGGGCGCCGCCCCGCACCTGGATCACCTCGATAAGGTCCTGGAAGGAGCCGATGCTGCGCCCTCCGGCCTCGACCACACGATCGCCCTTCTGGAAGCCGGCCGCCTCGGCGACGCTGCCCGGCTCGACCGCGCCGATCCGGGGGGCGAGCGTGCGCTCTCCGAAGGTCATGAAGAGGGCGGCGAAAAGGGCGATGGCCAGGAGGAAGTTGGCGGCTGGTCCCGCGGCAGTGACCAGGGCCCGCTGCCAGACCGGCTTGAAGTGATAATGCCGGGCCAGGGCCTCCGGCCCGCCCTTGGCCAGGATCTCGGACTTCATGGCCTTGAGGCCCTCGGCGTCGGGGACACTGGCGGCATTGGCGTCGCCCGCGAACATGACGTAGCCGCCCAGGGGGATCCAGCCGACACGCCACTCGACGCCCGCCCGGTCCCGGCGGGAAAAGACGGCGCGACCGAAGCCGATGGAGAAGCGCTCCACCGCCACGCCGCAGGCCCTTGCGACCAGGAAGTGCCCCAGCTCGTGCACCGTCACCACGAGGGACAGGACAAGGATGAAGGGGGCGAGGTGCCAGATAAAGTCCGTGATCACGCCCATGGTCAGGCAGCTCCCCGGGCAAGGCGCGCCTTCACGGCGCCTTCGGCCAGTCGGCGACCGATGCGGTCAACCTCGCGCGCCCGCTCAAGAATGTCGTCGGGCGCGTTGTCTGGGCTGTCGTCCGGCATGTCGTCTCCCAGGTGCTTCGAGCCTGCTTTATCGAGGGTTTCCGACACGATTGAGGCAATATCGAGATAGCCGATCCGCCGGTCAAGAAAGGCCTCGACTGCGACCTCATTGGCGGCGTTGAGAAGGCCCGGCGCCGCTCCCCCCGCGCGCAGGGCCTGCCGGGCCAGGTCCAGGGCCGGGAAGCGAACGGGGTCCGGCGCCTCGAAGGTCAGTCTTCCGAGCTGGCCGAGGTCCAGGCGGGGCGCAGGCCAGGCCAGGCGGTCCGGCCAGGCGAAGGCCACTGCGATCGGCGTGCGCATGTCCGGCGTCCCGAGCTGCGCCAGGCTGGAGCCATCGGCATACTCGACCAGGCTGTGCAGGATGGATTCCGGGTGCACCACCACGTCGATCCGGTCGGCCTCGACGCCAAAGAGGAAGGCCGCCTCGATCATCTCGAGGCCCTTGTTCATCATCGTCGCTGAGTCGACCGAGATCTTTCGGCCCATGTCCCAGTTGGGATGGGCGACGGCTTCCTCCGGCGTGGCGGTCGCCATGCGCTCGGCGCTCCAGGTGCGGAAGGGCCCGCCCGAGGCGGTCAGGACCAGTCGCGCCACGCTGGCCGCATGCCGAGGATCCAGGGCCTGGAAGATCGCGGAGTGCTCTGAATCGACGGGGATCAGGGCCCCGCCCGACATCCGCGCCCGGCGCAGGAGGGCTGGACCTGCACAGACCAGGCTCTCCTTGTTGGCCAGGGCCACGATGGCGCCGGCGTCCACCGCCGCCAGGGTGGGGGCAAGGCCGGCGAAGCCGACGATCGAGGACATCACCCAGTCCGCCGGCAGGGCGGCGGCGGAAACCACGGCGGCTTCCCCCGCCTCGACCGTGACGCCGGAGCCGGCGAGCCTCTGCTGCAGTTCGGAAACGCCCGCAGGGTCGGCGATCACGACCACCTCGGGCCGCCACTTCAGGGCCTGCTCAGCCAGGAGGGCGACATTCCGTCCCCCGGTCAGGGCCCTGATCCGGACAGGGCGGCCGACCGCTTCCAGCAGGTCCAGGGTGGAGACCCCGACCGACCCCGTCGACCCCAGGATGGAGACCGTCCGCGACGGACTCAATGCCCCCACCCCAGGTGGTTCACCAGCCGGAAGACGGAGAGGATGACGACGACGAACATCAGCCCGTCCACCCGGTCCAGAAGGCCCCCATGGCCCGGAATCAGGTCGCCGGAATCCTTCACCCCGAAACGGCGCTTGAGCATGGACTCCCAAAGATCCCCGGCCATGCCGGCCAGGCCGCCGCACAGCCCCGCCAGGGCCGCAGCCCAGGGATTCAGGCTGAAAACAGGCAGGGCGGTCAGGCAGACCGCGGCAAGGGCGGCGGCGACCAGCCCTCCGAGGAAGCCTGACCAGGTCTTGTTTGGCGAGAACCGCGGCCAGAGCTTGGGACCGCCCACCAGATTGCCCACGAGGTAGGCGGCGATATCAGCGGCCCAGGCGATGGCGAAGGTCATGAAGATCCACCACTGGCCCTGGGGCATGGACCGCAGCCAGATGAAGCAGACCGCTGCGGCGCCGATGTAGATCACGCCCAGGGCGGCGTTGCCGGGACGCTCCGAGACCCCGCGGGCGATGACGGCCGCCAGTGCGCCGCCGACCGCCAGCACGCCCCAGGCGATGAACATGTTGTCCCTCTGGGCGAAGAAGACGGCGGTCAGGACCGCCGCGCAGACCGCCGTAGACACTCGGGCCTTGGCGGACGGGGCGGTCATCCCGCCCCACTCCACGCAGAGCATGGAAACCGCCGCCACGACCATCAGGAGGAAGGGCCAGGCGGGCTGTCCGGGCCCCATCTCGAACCAGACAGCGGCGAGGGCGGCGGGCAGGAGCACCGCGGCGGAAGCCACCCGGACACCCAGGTTGCTCCAGTCGAACGCCCTAGCCGGCGACAAGGACGTCATCGGAGACGGCTCCCCCGAAGCGGCGGTCACGCGCCCGGAAGGCGGTGATGGCGGCGGCAAGGCTGGCCTCGTCATAATCGGGCCAGAGAATGTCCTGGAACACGAGTTCGGCGTAGGCCGCTTCCCAAAGGAGGAAGTTGGAAAGGCGCTGCTCGCCCGACGGCCGGACGATCAGGTCCAGAGGAGGAAGACCGGCGGTCGAGAGCGCGCCGGCGAAGGCTGTCTCGTCGATTGACGCCGGGTCCAACCTCCCCTCGGCGACGGCTTCCGCCAGTCGCCGCGCCGCGTCGGCGATGTCCGCCTGCCCGCCATAGTTGAAGGCGATCTGCAGGAAGAAGCGGTCATTGTCGGCGGTCCGGCGCTCAGCCTCCTCCAGGAGGGCGACGAGGTCCGGGGACAGGCCTTCCCGTCGACCGAGGGCGCGCACGCGCACCCCTTCCCGCTCGAGCCGCTTGAGGTCGGAATCGAAATAGCGCTTGGGCAGGGCCATCAGTTCCTGGACCTCGGCGGCGGGTCGGCTCCAGTTCTCGGTAGAGAAGCCGAAGACGGTGAGCCAGCGCACCCCCAGCTTCGGCGCAGCGGTGACCGTTCGCCTCAGGGCCTCGACCCCGGCCCGGTGACCGAGGGTCCGCGGAAGGCCCCGCTTCTGGGCCCAGCGGCCATTGCCGTCCATGACCAGGGCGACATGCAGAGACGCATCCCCGGCGGCGCTATCGGGCGCCGGTGCGGATCGATCGCGGGATGTCCTGGACCTCGCGGCCATGTCGCCTCCGACTGCCCCCGGGCCTAGACCTGCATGATCTCTTGTTCCTTGGTTTTCAAGGCTTCGTCGACCCTCTTCACGGCCTCGTCGGTGATCTTCTGGACCTCGGACTCCATGCGCTTCTGCTCGTCCTGGCTGATGACCGAGTCCTTCTCCGCCTTTTTCAGGTCGTCGTTGGCGTCGCGTCGGACGTTGCGGATGGCGACCTTCTGCTGCTCGGCGTACTTGGCGGCGATCTTGGCCAGGTCGCGGCGGCGCTCTTCGGTGAGCGGCGGGATCGGGATGCGCAGGGTCTGGCCCTCGACGACCGGGTTCAGGCCCAGGTCGGAGGACCGGATGGCCTTCTCGACGGAGACCACGACCCCACGGTCCCAGACGCTGACGCTGATCGAACGCGGCTCGGGAACGGTGACGGCCGCAACCTGGTTCAGAGGGGTGGTCGCGCCATAGGCCTCGACCATGATCTGGTCGAGCAGGCTGGCCGAAGCCCGGCCGGTACGCAGGCTGGCGAACTCTTCCTTCAGGGCGGAGACCGCCTTGTCCATGCGGTCACGGTAGCGGGACAGTTGAGGCTTTTCGGCAGGCATGGCGGGTTCCCGGATTGCGGTCAGTTAATGGTGGTGAAGACACCCTGGCCGGTGAGGACTTTCATGAAGTTGCCCGGCTCGCGGATCGAGAAGACCACGATCGGGATCTGGTTGTCGCGCATCAGGGCGATGGCCGAGGCGTCCATGACCTTGAGGTCCTGGGCCAGCACGTCGTGATAGCTGAGCGTCTCGTAACGGCGGGCCGAGGCGTCCTTCTTGGGGTCGGCGGTGTAGACGCCATCGACACTGGTGCCCTTGAACAGGGCGTCACAGCCCATTTCGGCCGAGCGCAAGGCGGCCGGCGTGTCGGTGGTGAAGAAGGGCGCCCCGAGGCCCGCGGCGAAGATCACCACCCGGCCCTTCTCAAGGTGACGCAGGGCGCGCCTGCGAATGTAGGGCTCGCAAACCGCATCCATCGGGATGGCCGACTGGACGCGGGTGTCGACTCCGGCCTTCTCCAGGGCGCCCTGGAGGGCAAGGGCGTTCATGACCGTGGCGAGCATGCCCATGTAGTCGGCGCTGGCCCGCTCCATCCCACGCCCCGCCAGGGAGACACCGCGAAAGATGTTGCCGCCGCCCACAACGAGGCAGAGCTCGACGCCCGCATCGACCACTTCCTTGATGTCGGCGGCGACCCGGTCGAGGGTCGCGGTGTCGATGCCGAAGAGGGAGTCCCCCATCAGCACCTCGCCGGACATCTTCAGCAGGATCTTCCGGTAGCGGGGCTTGGGCGCGGTCATGGGCCGATCCGTCAGGTAGGCGCCCCTTCAGGGGTGGGCGGGGAATCTCGGTCGAGTTTACATAAAACGAGGGCGTGGCGCGCGTTGAACGCACCACGCCCCCGAAAGATACGCCGGTTGGGGCGGGATCAGCCCTGGCCGGTCATGGAGGCGACTTCGGCGGCGAAATCGTCCACCTTCTTTTCGACGCCCTCGCCCAGGGCGAAGCGGACAAAGCCATTCACCGAAACGGGCGAACCGGTTTCCTTGGCCACTTCGGCCACCAGCTGCTCGATGGTCTGGTCCGGGTTCATGACGAAGGCCTGCTTCAGTAGGACCACTTCCTCGAAGAACTTGCGGATCCGGCCCTCGACCATCTTCTCGACGACGCCAGCCGGCTTGCCGGAGGCGAGGGCCTGCTCGGTGAAGATGGCCTTCTCGCGCTCGACGGCCGCGGGATCGAGGTCGTCGGTGGACAGGGACAGGGGGTTGGTGGCCGCCACGTGCATGGCGATCTTGCGACCCATCTCGGCCAGCTTGGCCTGGTCGCCCTTGCCCTCAACCGCGACGAGCACGCCGATCTTGCCCAGGTCCGGGACAATGGCCGAGTGCACGTAGGCCGCGACGGCGCCTTCCGGGACGGAGAAGCGGTGAGCCCGGCGCAGGTTCATGTTCTCGCCGATGGTGGCGATGAGGTTGGTCACCATGTCGGAGACGCTCTCACCCCCGGCGGTCTTGGCCGCGGAAATGGCCTCGACGCCATCCTGGTCCAGGGCGATGCCGGCGATCTCCTTGGCCGCCTTCTGGAACAGCTCGTTCCGGGCGACGAAGTCGGTCTCGGCGTTCAGCTCGACCACGACGCCGGTCATGCCCGCGCCATCCTTGCGGACGGCGGCGCCGACCAGGCCTTCGGCGGCCGCACGGTCAGACTTCTTGGCGGCCTTGGACAGGCCCTTGGTCCGCAGCCAATCGATGGCGAGATCGACGTCGCCTTCGTTCTCCTGCAGGGCCTTCTTGCAGTCCATCATGCCCGCGCCAGACTTCTCGCGCAGTTCCTTCACCAGGGCAGCAGTGATCTCCGCCATCGGGAGCTCCTTCGGTCAGGGGTGTCGCCCGCCCCCGGGGGGACGGGCGCAGTTCAGGTGGTTCAGGCTTCAGCGGTGGCTTCGGCCGGGGCCTCGGCGGCCACGACGGGCTCGACAGGCTCCACGGAGGCGCCGAGGTCCACGCCCGAGGCGGCGGCGCCGGCGGCCAGGCCGTCGAGGATCGAGTCGGCCATCAGGTCGCAGTAGAGCTGGATGGCGCGGGCGGCGTCGTCATTGCCCGGGATCGGGTAGGTGATGCCGTCCGGATCGCAGTTGGTGTCGAGGATGGCGACCACCGGGATGCCCAGCTTGCGGGCTTCCTGGATGGCGATGGCCTCCTTGTTGGTGTCGATCACGAACATCAGGTCGGGAATGCCGCCCATGTCCTTGATGCCGCCGAGGGACAGTTCCAGCTTGTCGCGCTCGCGGGTCAGCTGGAGCAGTTCCTTCTTGGTGCGGCTGCCTTCGCCGCCTTCCAGCACGCCTTCCAGTTCGCGGAGGCGGTTGATGGAGCCGGACACGGTGCGCCAGTTGGTCAGGGTGCCGCCGAGCCAGCGGTGGTTGACGTAGTACTGGGCGCAGCGACGGGCGGCCTGGGCGATCGGGTCGGAGGCCTGGCGCTTGGTGCCGACGAACAGCACGCGGCCGCCGCCGGCGGCGACTTCACGCACCTTGACCAGGGCCTGGTGCAGGAGCGGGATCGACTGCGACAGGTCGATGATGTGGATGTTCGAGCGGCTGCCAAAGATGTAGCGGTCCATCTTCGGGTTCCAGCGATGCGTCTGGTGACCGAAGTGGGCGCCAGCCTCAAGCAGCTGACGCATGGAGAAATCGGGAAGCGCCATGGCGTAGTATCCTCTTCTTCCGGTTGACCTCCGCAGGCAAACCCCCCGGACGGGGGACCGGAACGGCGCCGCCGGGATGTCTCCCCGGCTCCACCGAACACCTGCGTGTGGAATGGCGCGGCGTTTAGGCCGGGACGGGCGAAAAAGCAAGTCCCGTAGGGGTGCAGCGCCCGCTAGATGTCCTCGACGAAGACCACGCCGGGTGCGGTCTTGAGGGCTCCACGGACTGCAGGACCCAGGTCGAAGCGCCCGGGAAGCCGGACCTCGATTTCCCGGCCGCCCTCGACCGGCGCCACCAGGACGATCTCGCCACCCCGACCCTGGGGCGCCGAGGTCAGGCGCGCCTTCAGGGCGTCGATGGCCAGGCTGCGGGGCGAGACGTGCACCCTGAGGCCCGCCACGGCGTTCTCGATGGCCGTCTCTACGGGTTCGGCGTCGTCGCCAAAGAAGCGGACCTCACCGTCCCGAGCCTTGGCCCGGACCTTGAGGGACACCGCACGGCCGGGCTCCAGGAGATCCCGGCACCGTCGCAGGGACTCTGGCGGGAACAGCACTTCGTATTCACCGGAAGGGTCCGAAAGGGTGACGAAGGCGAACTTGTCGCCGCTGGCCTGGGAGGCGCGTTCCTGCCGCCGACGCACCACCCCGGCCATGCGGAAGGCCTCGGCCCCGGCTTCGGCCTTGGGGATGACCTCGGTCAGGAGATCGGTCCGGCGCCGGCGCAGGGCCGGCATCAGGTCCTCCAGCGGATGGCCCGACAGATAGAAACCCACGGCCGCCAGCTCCTCGTCCAGCCGGCGGGTCGGCGACCAGGACTCGGTCCGCGGCAGACGGGGGCGCTGGGCCTCCACCTGGTCGCCGCCGAACAGGGAGCCCTGGGAAGACGACCGCTCCTCGGCAACGCTGTGCCCGTAACCCGCCAGGGTCTCGGAGGCCTCGACCAGCTGAGCCCGGTCGCATCCCAGGCTGTCAAAGGCGCCCGCCCGGGCCAGGGTCTCGAGGGTGCGGCGATTGACCTGCCGGGGATCCACCCGCTCGACGAAATCGAAAATGTCGCGGAAGGGCCCGCCCGCCACCCGCACCTCGACCACGTGCTCCATGGCCTGCAGGCCGACATTGCGGATGCCGCCGAGGGCATAGAGCACCTCGCCATCGCCCACGTCGAAGTCGGCGCCAGACCGGTTCACGTCCGGCGGCCGGACCGTGACGCCGAACCGGCGGGCGTCCTGGTAGAAGACCGCCAGCTTGTCCGTGTTCGAGATGTCGAGGCTCATCGAGGCGGCGAAGAACTCCACCGGCGTGTTCGCCTTGAGCCAGGCGGTCTGGTAGCCGATCAGGGCGTAGGGCGCAGCATGGCCCTTGTTGAAGCCGTAGCCGGAGAACTTGGCCATCAGCTCGAAGAGGGTGTCGGCCAGGTCCGGGTCCACCCCGCGCTCGGCCGCGCCGGAGAGGAAACGGGCCCGCTGCTGGTCCATCTCCTCCTTTTTCTTCTTGCCCATGGCCCGGCGCAGGAGGTCCGCCTCGCCCAGGGAGTAGCCCGCCATGATGCGGGCGATGTTCATCACCTGCTCCTGGTAGACGATGACCCCGTAGGTCTCGGTCAGGACCGGCTCCAGCAGCGGATGGTAGACATTCAGCGGCTTGCGCCCGGCCTTGGTGTCCACATAGGCAGGGATCGAGTCCATCGGCCCGGGGCGGTAGAGGGAGATGAGGGCGGTGACCTCCTCGATGGACCCCGGCCTCAGCTGGCGCAGGGTGTCGCGCATCCCCTGCCCTTCCAGCTGGAACACCCCGACCGTCTGCCCGGAGGCCATCAGCTCGTAGGTGGCGGCATCGTCCAGGGGCAGGCCCTCAAGGGAGAAGTCCGCGCCGCGCCGGGCCAGGTGCTTCATGGCCCGGTCGATCACGGTCAGGGTCTTCAGGCCCAGGAAGTCGAACTTCACCAGGCCGGCGCTCTCGACCCACTTCATGTTGAACTGGGTGGCCGGCAGCTCGGACCGGGGGTCCCGGTAAAGGGGTGAAAGCTCGGTCAGGGGCCGGTCGGCGATCACCACGCCGGCGGCGTGGGTGGAAGCGTTGCGGTACAGGCCCTCCAGCCGCAGGGCGATCTCCAGTAGCCGGGCGACGGACTCGTCTTCTTCCCGCGCCTGCTGGAGGCGCGGCTCGAGCTCGATGGCCCGGGCGAGGGTGACGGGGTTGGCGGGATTGGCCGGCACCATCTTGGCCAGACGGTCCACCTGGCCGAGGGGCATCTGCAGCACCCGGCCGACGTCGCGCAGGACCGCCCGGGCCTGGAGGGTGCCAAAGGTGATGATCTGGGCCACACGGTCGCGCCCGTAGCGCTGCTGGACGTAGGCGATCACCTCTTCCCGCCGCTCCTGGCAGAAGTCGATGTCGAAGTCGGGCATGGAGACGCGTTCCGGGTTCAGGAAGCGTTCGAAGACGAGGCCGTAGCGCAGGGGGTCCAGGCCCGTGATCATCAGGGACCAGGCCACCAGCGAGCTGGCCCCGGACCCGCGC
The sequence above is a segment of the Phenylobacterium parvum genome. Coding sequences within it:
- a CDS encoding OmpH family outer membrane protein, with amino-acid sequence MKKTALLAATAAVLLASAPAQAQTPPAPPPVNHGPALAGVCILSLDGAIGSSTVGKYVQTRLQQISQQVQTELTSEQTAIQNEAKTLDAQKATMDPGAFEQKSASLQVRANAWQRKAQLRERELQATQQKALARVGQELEPVIRASYQQARCSLLLQRDSVILANPAMDITPSVITGLNAKITQFAFDRERLDQAAAAPAAAQPAKKP
- the bamA gene encoding outer membrane protein assembly factor BamA, encoding MAQTMQIRRARSAALVSGLAILLAGGAVLAPRPAQAQAAGPQQGTVQRIIVSGNERIEQSTILSYLPIGVGDTVDPARIDLALKALFRTDLFSDVKVGLSGGDLTIQVVENPIINRVVFEGNSGLKEDKLRDEITVRPRGIFTRAKVQSDIQRIIELYRRSGRIAATVTPKIVELPQKRVDLIFEIDEGQKSGVLGINFLGNVEFSDNDLRDVVVTEESAWYRFFSSNANYDPDRLEYDKEQLRKHYRNRGFYDFRVISAIAELSPARNGFAVTYTLEEGPEYKFGKISVETELKKLDTAVLTQLVPIRSGDLYEDESIESATDALTFAAGAAGFAAVDVRPRYVADPKTRTVDVVFQVNEGPRVYVNRIDIVGNTQTLDPVIRRELNLVEGDAYNRALVDRSKGNLRALGFFKDVTIEETPTASPDRTDLLVKVEEQPTGELTFSAGYSSVDKLMIDLGITQRNFRGRGQDARARVSWGSYRKQLDFSFTEPRFLDRNLRAGVDLYYFVYDLSDYSSYKTSSLGTNVRIGFPLTGNAFMTMRYVLREDDVQVPDYYCDPTQQQVSQTLCDQRGRYTTSLLGYQVTLDHRNDPVRPTRGYFVSMAQDFAGLGGDVKYLRSELEGGWYYGFNKDFVLSLSGSAGYIAGWGDDVIRINDRFYKGGNSFRGFRVAGIGPRDTSFGRSDALGGEAFAIGSAELTIPTFIPQQYGIRASLFTDVGTLGLLDDSMKIGSDGQPIPGIYDDLSLRASAGLSVFWRSPMGPIRFDFSHILQREDYDRVETFRFSQTTKF
- the rseP gene encoding RIP metalloprotease RseP is translated as MGVITDFIWHLAPFILVLSLVVTVHELGHFLVARACGVAVERFSIGFGRAVFSRRDRAGVEWRVGWIPLGGYVMFAGDANAASVPDAEGLKAMKSEILAKGGPEALARHYHFKPVWQRALVTAAGPAANFLLAIALFAALFMTFGERTLAPRIGAVEPGSVAEAAGFQKGDRVVEAGGRSIGSFQDLIEVIQVRGGAPTDFVLERNGDTVRLTATPEWRRIESEPGAPRVGRLGLGPTGEVVRQAYGPLEAVAKGVDRTWRVLTTSVYAMGRMITGQMSAEQLNGPLGIAQMSGQIAKAGAEAAPDLGRKVLYAGANLVALAAVLSVGVGFMNLLPIPILDGGHLVFYAYEAVARRPLSASVQAFGYRVGLALVLALMLFATWNDLQRLQVFQFFGGLFS
- the dxr gene encoding 1-deoxy-D-xylulose-5-phosphate reductoisomerase; the protein is MGALSPSRTVSILGSTGSVGVSTLDLLEAVGRPVRIRALTGGRNVALLAEQALKWRPEVVVIADPAGVSELQQRLAGSGVTVEAGEAAVVSAAALPADWVMSSIVGFAGLAPTLAAVDAGAIVALANKESLVCAGPALLRRARMSGGALIPVDSEHSAIFQALDPRHAASVARLVLTASGGPFRTWSAERMATATPEEAVAHPNWDMGRKISVDSATMMNKGLEMIEAAFLFGVEADRIDVVVHPESILHSLVEYADGSSLAQLGTPDMRTPIAVAFAWPDRLAWPAPRLDLGQLGRLTFEAPDPVRFPALDLARQALRAGGAAPGLLNAANEVAVEAFLDRRIGYLDIASIVSETLDKAGSKHLGDDMPDDSPDNAPDDILERAREVDRIGRRLAEGAVKARLARGAA
- a CDS encoding phosphatidate cytidylyltransferase; amino-acid sequence: MASAAVLLPAALAAVWFEMGPGQPAWPFLLMVVAAVSMLCVEWGGMTAPSAKARVSTAVCAAVLTAVFFAQRDNMFIAWGVLAVGGALAAVIARGVSERPGNAALGVIYIGAAAVCFIWLRSMPQGQWWIFMTFAIAWAADIAAYLVGNLVGGPKLWPRFSPNKTWSGFLGGLVAAALAAVCLTALPVFSLNPWAAALAGLCGGLAGMAGDLWESMLKRRFGVKDSGDLIPGHGGLLDRVDGLMFVVVILSVFRLVNHLGWGH
- the uppS gene encoding polyprenyl diphosphate synthase; the protein is MAARSRTSRDRSAPAPDSAAGDASLHVALVMDGNGRWAQKRGLPRTLGHRAGVEALRRTVTAAPKLGVRWLTVFGFSTENWSRPAAEVQELMALPKRYFDSDLKRLEREGVRVRALGRREGLSPDLVALLEEAERRTADNDRFFLQIAFNYGGQADIADAARRLAEAVAEGRLDPASIDETAFAGALSTAGLPPLDLIVRPSGEQRLSNFLLWEAAYAELVFQDILWPDYDEASLAAAITAFRARDRRFGGAVSDDVLVAG